One stretch of Fictibacillus sp. b24 DNA includes these proteins:
- a CDS encoding GntR family transcriptional regulator has product MRKETVEQKVYHLIKNAILNRQIAPGNQLFESAIAEKVNASRTPIRSAIMKLESEGLVNVVPNKGAFIVQPTIEEMIQAFEMRKVLEEMAIQKGFSNIGEGEVQQLKQLLFEMRNAYYERNIVPYQEKNNAFHLVLAKASGNSYLIEFMEKILSQITIYMVLYDVFNGDNDDEELDILEHEKMIKHIESGEKENLQTLLLQHLDNSLTKLQQDKLNYKSLTRLF; this is encoded by the coding sequence ATGCGTAAAGAAACCGTAGAACAAAAGGTTTATCATTTAATAAAAAACGCAATTTTGAATCGGCAAATTGCACCTGGTAACCAGTTGTTTGAAAGTGCCATTGCAGAGAAGGTTAATGCAAGCAGGACCCCAATTCGAAGCGCAATCATGAAGCTGGAATCAGAAGGGCTAGTGAATGTTGTTCCTAATAAGGGAGCATTCATCGTGCAGCCAACGATCGAAGAAATGATCCAGGCATTTGAGATGAGAAAAGTGCTTGAGGAAATGGCGATTCAGAAAGGATTCTCCAATATTGGAGAGGGTGAAGTCCAGCAACTCAAACAGCTCCTTTTTGAAATGAGAAATGCTTATTATGAACGAAACATCGTTCCTTATCAAGAGAAAAACAATGCTTTTCATCTTGTACTCGCAAAAGCAAGTGGCAACAGCTATTTAATTGAATTTATGGAGAAAATTTTGAGTCAGATCACGATTTATATGGTACTTTATGATGTCTTTAATGGAGATAATGATGATGAAGAGCTAGATATCCTAGAACATGAGAAAATGATTAAACACATTGAAAGTGGAGAAAAAGAAAATCTGCAAACATTACTTCTTCAACACCTTGATAATAGTTTAACAAAGCTGCAGCAGGATAAATTAAATTATAAGTCCCTTACAAGGTTGTTTTAG
- a CDS encoding cysteine dioxygenase: METLHKTMNVLDALNNPSKKELREALISLDIGLEEIRSNLKSSNGKPYYRKLLYQNEEVELLVMNWSQIECAPHDHGNSQGWIKVLNGSSLNTVYEVKENGLPSELFTKVHTLGELFYAPNKGVHKMKAEEESDLVTLHLYSPPISGMMVYDLKKCAVCVVSDDCGAWWPDEQQQKLKEIQLKNDVLA, from the coding sequence ATGGAAACGCTTCATAAGACAATGAACGTGTTGGATGCATTAAACAATCCTTCAAAAAAAGAACTTAGAGAGGCACTTATTTCTCTAGATATTGGGTTGGAGGAAATTAGATCGAATCTGAAATCCTCAAATGGAAAACCATACTATAGAAAACTCCTGTATCAGAATGAAGAAGTGGAATTGTTAGTGATGAATTGGTCGCAAATTGAATGTGCGCCACATGATCATGGTAATTCCCAAGGGTGGATCAAAGTTCTTAATGGTTCTTCTCTGAACACCGTTTATGAAGTCAAAGAAAACGGTTTGCCTTCAGAGTTATTTACAAAGGTTCATACACTAGGGGAATTATTCTACGCACCTAACAAAGGTGTTCATAAAATGAAAGCAGAAGAGGAAAGCGATTTAGTAACACTGCACCTCTACTCTCCTCCTATCAGTGGCATGATGGTCTATGATCTTAAAAAATGTGCCGTATGTGTTGTTTCAGATGATTGCGGAGCATGGTGGCCAGATGAGCAGCAGCAAAAGTTAAAAGAAATTCAACTTAAAAATGATGTATTGGCTTAA
- a CDS encoding terpene cyclase/mutase family protein codes for MWKSAVMVMDFRKLENEIYRRCNDLLSLQKPDGTWRFCFENSVITDAYMLILLRTIEYRNEKLIREITERILSQQSPDGLWRVYPDEEPANLSATIQAYTALLYSQQYCANNDKLIAAKDFIKVNGGLKKADLLTKVFLAMNGLYEWPDLPLDPAILFSLPLTSPINRYDISSYARAHFAPVLLMVEEKKKVRSKFTPDLSDLIEEGDEGAHMQDWVNLFSVLNIRDSYLQLKKENILSYIQNHIEPDGTLLSYSLTTIFMIYGLLSSGFKRSSKVIQNALTGLLNMFCEADGNLHLQNSPSTTWDTSLILYTLLEAGVPMTDTRVIKGSQFLLSQQQTKYGDWTVHNPDAAPGGWGFSVGNTQHPDIDDTQAALRTITRFQPTHSLYQSSYDRGLAWLLSMQNDDGGWAAFEKNTNRYLIGSLPIKHAKDALIDPSTPDITGRTLEFLGKFQRLNPDHASIKKGVNWLFASQEQDGSWYGRWGVCYVYGTWAAVTGLMACGVNSETKKIQKAKQWLFNVQNEDGGWGESCASDNQRKYVKLNASTPSQTAWALNALTAIHRQPTLEMEKAVSWLMTHREQENYPIGAGLPGAFYIHYHSYDYIWPLLALTHYYKKYYSV; via the coding sequence TGCGGTGATGGTTATGGATTTCAGAAAACTTGAAAACGAAATATATAGACGGTGTAATGATCTGCTTTCTCTTCAAAAACCGGATGGGACTTGGCGTTTTTGCTTTGAAAACTCCGTGATTACGGATGCTTATATGCTCATCCTGTTAAGAACGATAGAATATAGAAACGAAAAATTGATTAGAGAAATCACAGAACGGATACTTTCCCAACAATCTCCAGATGGTTTATGGCGTGTCTATCCTGATGAGGAACCTGCGAATTTGTCTGCAACCATACAAGCCTATACGGCACTTCTTTATTCACAGCAGTATTGCGCAAATAATGATAAGCTCATTGCCGCGAAGGATTTTATTAAAGTTAATGGCGGCTTGAAAAAAGCCGATCTCCTGACAAAAGTCTTTCTCGCAATGAACGGATTGTACGAATGGCCAGATTTACCACTTGATCCAGCCATTCTATTTTCTCTTCCACTCACTTCTCCAATAAATCGATATGATATTAGCAGCTATGCCAGGGCTCATTTTGCACCTGTACTGTTGATGGTTGAAGAAAAGAAAAAGGTTAGATCCAAATTTACACCTGACCTATCGGATCTCATTGAAGAAGGAGACGAAGGTGCTCACATGCAGGATTGGGTGAACTTATTTTCTGTGTTAAACATTAGAGACTCTTATCTTCAATTGAAGAAAGAGAACATTTTGTCTTATATCCAAAACCATATTGAACCTGACGGAACTCTGCTAAGCTATAGTTTAACGACCATTTTTATGATTTATGGTCTCCTTTCCTCAGGTTTTAAACGCTCTTCAAAAGTTATCCAAAACGCTCTCACCGGCTTGTTAAACATGTTTTGTGAAGCAGATGGAAATCTGCACTTGCAAAACTCTCCTTCCACAACTTGGGACACGTCACTCATTTTATACACGCTGCTTGAAGCGGGTGTACCCATGACAGATACAAGAGTTATAAAGGGTTCACAATTTTTGTTATCACAGCAGCAAACAAAGTATGGGGATTGGACTGTTCATAATCCGGATGCTGCACCTGGTGGCTGGGGTTTCTCAGTAGGCAACACACAACACCCTGATATTGATGATACACAAGCTGCGCTTCGGACGATCACACGGTTTCAACCAACTCATTCCCTTTATCAATCAAGTTATGATCGCGGACTTGCCTGGCTTTTATCGATGCAGAACGATGATGGCGGATGGGCAGCATTCGAGAAGAACACGAATCGTTATTTAATTGGCAGTCTGCCGATTAAACATGCCAAAGATGCCTTAATCGATCCTTCCACCCCAGACATAACGGGAAGAACACTGGAGTTTTTGGGGAAATTTCAACGATTAAATCCAGATCACGCCTCTATAAAAAAAGGAGTGAACTGGCTTTTTGCAAGCCAAGAACAGGATGGCTCCTGGTATGGCCGCTGGGGTGTTTGTTATGTTTACGGAACGTGGGCCGCAGTTACGGGTCTGATGGCATGTGGGGTAAATTCTGAGACCAAAAAAATACAAAAAGCAAAGCAATGGTTATTCAATGTACAAAATGAAGATGGCGGTTGGGGAGAATCATGTGCTAGTGACAATCAAAGAAAATATGTAAAGTTAAACGCAAGTACACCATCTCAAACCGCATGGGCGCTTAATGCACTAACGGCAATCCATAGACAGCCTACTCTTGAGATGGAGAAGGCAGTTAGTTGGCTGATGACACATCGTGAACAAGAAAACTATCCGATTGGAGCCGGATTACCCGGCGCATTTTATATTCATTATCATAGTTATGATTACATTTGGCCACTATTGGCACTTACACATTATTATAAAAAGTATTACTCTGTTTGA